The Thalassotalea nanhaiensis genome has a window encoding:
- a CDS encoding M14 family metallopeptidase, which produces MTNEQPYAIGTPGIKWGAAEKAQWFALQTIKRSYQAEVVSKIDDLTTDFDVEQYGELSYGEHTYPLSIIKTGNFDASKATILVTGGVHGYETSGVHGAIRFVETKAKQYLEHFNIIVAPCISPWGYETINRWNPDAIDPNRSFYPNSPAQESALLMQCIDNLGVDVFAHFDLHETTDTDNSEFRPALAARDAIVQKNWNIPDGFYGVGDTLRPEHDFQRAIIQSVEQVTHIAPSDDDGKLIGVELEQFGVINYPCKELGLCAGLTDAKYCTTTEVYPDSPKSDDENCIVAQVAAITGGLDYLIHTSK; this is translated from the coding sequence ATGACAAACGAACAACCTTACGCAATTGGTACTCCAGGTATTAAATGGGGCGCAGCAGAAAAAGCCCAGTGGTTTGCACTGCAAACAATTAAACGTTCATACCAAGCAGAAGTGGTAAGTAAAATAGACGATTTAACAACTGACTTTGATGTTGAGCAGTATGGTGAGCTCTCTTATGGTGAGCATACTTACCCTTTATCTATTATTAAGACTGGTAATTTTGATGCGAGTAAAGCGACAATTTTAGTTACCGGTGGCGTACATGGCTACGAAACCAGTGGTGTACATGGCGCTATTCGATTTGTTGAAACTAAGGCGAAGCAGTATTTAGAGCATTTTAATATCATCGTCGCGCCTTGTATCAGTCCTTGGGGTTATGAAACGATTAATCGTTGGAATCCAGACGCCATCGACCCTAATCGCTCATTTTATCCGAACAGCCCAGCACAAGAGTCTGCATTATTAATGCAATGTATTGATAATCTTGGTGTAGACGTGTTTGCTCATTTTGATTTACATGAAACCACAGATACCGACAACAGCGAGTTTAGACCTGCATTGGCTGCTCGTGATGCCATTGTGCAAAAAAATTGGAATATTCCCGATGGTTTTTACGGCGTTGGCGATACTTTAAGACCAGAGCACGATTTTCAAAGGGCGATTATTCAATCGGTAGAGCAGGTAACTCATATTGCCCCTAGCGATGATGATGGCAAATTAATTGGGGTTGAGCTTGAGCAGTTTGGGGTGATCAATTACCCCTGTAAAGAGCTTGGTTTATGCGCCGGATTAACGGATGCAAAATATTGCACAACCACCGAAGTGTATCCTGACAGCCCCAAGTCTGATGATGAAAACTGTATTGTGGCGCAGGTTGCGGCAATTACTGGTGGCCTAGATTATTTAATTCATACAAGTAAGTAA
- a CDS encoding TolC family protein: protein MHIPFEKLCAQSSQNGLKQLRRKPVTAKKLHLAKALSVMSIFAFASNSWAEQSITLQTAIAKSLQQHPDLNVYSYQAKAAQGAIIQASVGSPVTLNVQVDDVLGSGEYRDFSAMQTSISIAWLLEEERLNAKVKYVSEQAKVSELKKQEKALDVAANTAQLFITLLAQKEQLKLASLALKQAQDAFVQVDKKVTAGKSHVVDKLRAKASVAKKQLMVEDLNHEIEASRARLAAQWQGSSDFTALGSLADIPSISSVDKAYQTLKQHPKFRQLASEQRISESAIALAKVNAEPAWKFSAGMKHDQLNDDVAITAGIAIPFGSEGRNQGQIIELQAKQNASQAEVEAWQQQVATEILLISHQLKHNRHVIEGLGKEIIPALESANASAEDAYQVGRYNYSDWYNVQQELTVAQFELIDAYSNVHQLNIELERLTGNAYSPIN from the coding sequence GTGCATATTCCTTTTGAAAAACTATGTGCTCAAAGCAGTCAAAACGGCTTGAAACAACTGCGCCGTAAACCGGTAACGGCCAAGAAACTTCACCTGGCAAAAGCGTTGTCAGTGATGAGCATATTTGCTTTTGCCTCAAACAGCTGGGCAGAGCAATCGATAACATTGCAAACGGCTATAGCCAAGTCGTTACAGCAACATCCAGATTTAAACGTGTATTCGTATCAAGCTAAAGCCGCCCAAGGGGCGATCATCCAAGCAAGTGTTGGCTCACCTGTAACCTTAAATGTTCAGGTTGATGACGTGCTGGGTTCGGGTGAGTATCGCGATTTTTCAGCGATGCAGACCAGTATCAGTATTGCCTGGCTACTGGAAGAAGAACGTCTTAATGCCAAGGTAAAATACGTAAGTGAACAGGCAAAGGTCAGTGAGCTTAAAAAGCAAGAAAAAGCCTTGGATGTTGCTGCTAATACCGCACAATTGTTTATTACCCTTTTAGCGCAAAAAGAACAGCTAAAGTTGGCTAGTTTAGCCTTAAAGCAAGCTCAGGATGCTTTTGTGCAAGTTGACAAAAAGGTAACGGCAGGTAAGTCGCATGTTGTTGATAAATTGCGTGCTAAAGCCAGCGTTGCTAAAAAACAGTTAATGGTTGAAGATCTGAACCATGAAATTGAAGCCAGTCGCGCCAGACTTGCTGCGCAGTGGCAGGGCAGTAGTGATTTTACTGCGCTTGGCTCATTGGCTGATATTCCATCGATTAGTAGTGTTGATAAAGCTTATCAAACACTGAAACAACACCCTAAATTTAGACAGTTGGCGAGCGAGCAACGCATTAGTGAATCAGCTATTGCTTTAGCAAAAGTTAATGCCGAGCCGGCGTGGAAGTTTAGCGCCGGAATGAAACATGACCAACTCAATGATGATGTTGCCATTACCGCAGGTATCGCCATTCCGTTTGGCAGTGAAGGCCGTAATCAAGGCCAAATCATCGAGCTGCAAGCAAAGCAAAATGCAAGTCAGGCCGAAGTAGAAGCTTGGCAGCAACAAGTCGCTACCGAAATATTATTGATTAGTCACCAGTTAAAACACAACCGTCATGTTATTGAAGGGTTAGGTAAAGAAATCATTCCTGCCTTAGAAAGTGCTAATGCCAGTGCCGAGGACGCTTATCAAGTTGGTCGTTATAACTACAGTGATTGGTATAACGTGCAACAAGAATTAACGGTCGCACAATTTGAATTGATTGATGCGTATAGCAATGTTCACCAATTGAACATTGAACTTGAACGCTTAACCGGCAACGCTTACAGCCCTATTAATTGA
- a CDS encoding DEAD/DEAH box helicase — MSFSTLGLSDPILTALSDLGYSEPTDIQKKAIPAILSGKDLIAAAQTGTGKTASFVLPILEMFNKDRKLRGKRIRALILTPTRELAVQVEASISQYAKNLELSSMAMYGGVDIDAQKQRLIWGVDIVVATPGRLLDLAHQRALHFDELEVLVLDEADRMLDMGFSDDIHKIIERLPSDRQSLLFSATISKDIRYLAARVIEDAVEIAISPNNATVAKIEQWLVTVDKGNKSALLSHLIKDQQWQQALIFIETQHGAAKLVSQLEKRGIRAESIHGGRTQAVREKILADFKAGNIKFLIATGIAARGIDIGALTRVVNYDLPAQVDDYIHRIGRTGRAGASGEAVSFVSKDNFRELCAIESRLGHIIERKEFAEFPVKKIVPVSILNYVPKNKRN, encoded by the coding sequence ATGTCATTCTCAACTCTGGGTTTATCTGATCCAATTTTAACTGCGCTATCCGACTTAGGGTACAGCGAGCCAACTGATATTCAGAAAAAAGCGATCCCTGCTATTTTATCTGGTAAAGATTTAATTGCTGCTGCACAAACAGGTACTGGTAAAACAGCGAGTTTTGTTTTACCAATATTGGAAATGTTTAATAAAGATAGAAAGCTGCGCGGTAAACGAATTCGTGCGCTTATCCTTACTCCTACTCGTGAATTAGCCGTGCAGGTTGAAGCCAGTATTAGTCAATACGCGAAGAATTTAGAACTTAGCTCTATGGCGATGTATGGCGGCGTTGATATTGATGCACAAAAGCAACGTTTGATTTGGGGCGTAGATATTGTGGTTGCGACCCCTGGACGGTTGTTGGATTTAGCCCATCAACGCGCTTTGCATTTTGATGAACTTGAAGTATTGGTATTAGATGAAGCCGACAGAATGCTGGATATGGGCTTTTCTGATGACATTCATAAAATTATTGAGCGCTTGCCAAGTGACCGTCAAAGCTTATTATTTTCAGCAACCATTTCAAAAGATATCCGCTATTTAGCAGCACGGGTAATTGAAGATGCCGTAGAAATAGCAATTTCGCCTAATAACGCTACCGTTGCTAAAATTGAACAATGGCTTGTTACGGTAGACAAGGGAAACAAATCAGCATTGCTCAGTCACTTAATTAAAGATCAGCAATGGCAACAAGCGTTAATTTTTATCGAAACTCAACATGGCGCAGCCAAACTGGTGAGTCAGTTAGAAAAACGCGGTATTCGTGCGGAATCAATTCATGGTGGCCGAACTCAAGCAGTGCGTGAAAAAATACTCGCCGACTTTAAGGCTGGTAATATTAAGTTTTTGATTGCCACCGGCATAGCCGCTCGTGGTATTGATATTGGCGCGTTAACACGCGTAGTAAATTATGACTTACCTGCGCAAGTGGATGATTACATTCATCGTATCGGCAGAACAGGACGAGCAGGCGCCAGTGGCGAAGCGGTATCTTTTGTATCTAAAGATAACTTTAGGGAGCTGTGCGCAATAGAAAGCCGATTAGGACATATTATTGAGCGCAAAGAGTTTGCAGAGTTTCCTGTGAAAAAAATCGTACCTGTGTCTATTTTAAATTATGTACCTAAAAATAAGCGTAACTAA
- a CDS encoding YehS family protein: MINNDILRRLSNMFNFNAEKIQAVFALNQCEITSAELDCILKEHDDPDYQELTDVQLASFLNGLIVEKRGKQDGPDRLPEQELSNNIIFNKIKIALALKADEVIAVLELAGLVLGKYELSAYFRNVNNKHYKRCTDEVLSSFISGLKIKHQA; the protein is encoded by the coding sequence ATGATAAATAATGATATTCTTCGCCGCTTAAGCAACATGTTCAATTTTAATGCTGAAAAAATACAAGCTGTGTTCGCCCTAAACCAGTGCGAAATTACCTCCGCTGAATTAGACTGCATTCTTAAAGAGCATGACGATCCAGATTATCAAGAATTAACCGATGTGCAATTAGCTAGCTTTTTAAATGGTTTGATTGTTGAAAAACGCGGTAAACAAGATGGGCCGGACCGTTTGCCAGAGCAGGAATTATCGAACAACATTATCTTTAATAAAATCAAAATCGCCCTAGCTTTAAAAGCTGATGAGGTGATCGCTGTGCTTGAACTTGCTGGGTTGGTTTTAGGAAAATATGAATTAAGTGCCTACTTTAGAAATGTTAACAATAAGCATTATAAACGCTGCACCGACGAAGTGTTATCGTCATTTATAAGTGGTTTGAAGATAAAGCACCAAGCGTAA
- the mmuM gene encoding homocysteine S-methyltransferase: MKEHQQNHIFDSFPFIIDGGLATQLESSGFNLNNNLWSAKLLLENPDAIVDAHLAYLNAGAKCIISASYQASIQGFIDLGLTLAEAESTIKSSVELARKAVDKYMQINPTHVKPIVAASIGPYGAFLADGSEYTGDYQISDHQLCQFHQRRLHLLASTSADILACETIPNEQEALILSDLIAAQTKPAWMSFSCSDEKHISGGSLIKDAAKKLQSNQNIIAIGINCTSPQFIESLIQELKRVTTKHIVVYPNSGECFHADTKTWHGTADPIECAVAAKSWANNGADIIGGCCRMGPAHIKAIVKNLLK, translated from the coding sequence ATGAAAGAACATCAACAAAATCATATATTTGATTCTTTCCCGTTTATTATTGACGGTGGTTTAGCCACTCAGCTCGAATCTAGCGGTTTCAATTTAAATAACAATTTATGGTCTGCCAAACTGTTATTAGAAAACCCTGACGCGATTGTTGACGCACATTTAGCTTATTTAAATGCCGGGGCAAAATGCATTATCAGCGCTAGCTATCAGGCCTCTATACAAGGATTTATTGACCTTGGATTAACGTTAGCAGAAGCTGAAAGCACCATAAAAAGTTCCGTTGAATTAGCTCGCAAAGCCGTAGATAAATACATGCAAATTAATCCAACACACGTTAAACCTATTGTCGCCGCCAGTATAGGCCCTTATGGTGCATTCCTTGCTGACGGGTCAGAATATACGGGTGATTATCAAATTTCAGATCACCAACTTTGTCAATTTCATCAACGCCGACTACACCTATTGGCATCAACAAGCGCCGATATATTGGCCTGCGAAACTATACCTAATGAGCAGGAAGCTTTGATTTTAAGCGATTTAATTGCCGCACAAACAAAGCCTGCTTGGATGAGCTTTTCGTGTTCCGATGAAAAACATATAAGCGGTGGTAGTTTAATCAAAGATGCCGCTAAAAAATTGCAGAGTAATCAAAATATAATCGCCATCGGAATAAACTGCACATCTCCACAATTTATCGAGTCATTAATACAAGAACTTAAACGTGTTACAACTAAGCATATTGTTGTTTATCCAAATTCAGGTGAATGCTTTCATGCCGACACCAAAACATGGCATGGCACCGCAGATCCGATTGAATGTGCTGTTGCGGCAAAATCATGGGCAAACAATGGTGCCGATATCATTGGTGGGTGTTGCCGAATGGGCCCCGCCCATATAAAAGCGATAGTTAAAAATTTACTTAAGTAA
- a CDS encoding ABC-F family ATPase, giving the protein MITTSNITMQFGAEPLFENISAKFGNGNRYGLIGANGCGKSTFMKILSGDLAPSSGNVSVSTGNKVSTLGQDQFAFEEFSVIDTVIMGDMALWKVKQEKDAIYAQSEMSEADGMRAGDLESEFAEMDGYTAESRAGEILLEAGIEESYHYGSMQQVAPGWKLRVLLAQALFANPDILLLDEPTNNLDIHTISWLEGELNKRKCTMIIISHDRHFLNSVCTHMADIDYGELRIYPGNYEFFLEQSALLREQLLSGNAKKAEEIAELQDFVNRFGANASKAKQASSRAKKMDKIKLDDVKSSSRITPKIAFAPGKKMHRQALELESLGHGFDGEVLFENGDLLLEAGAKLAIIGENGVGKTTLLRCLMSELAHAEGVVKWSENASVGYCPQDSGAFFDNDLTLMEWMSQWRRPCHNDLSVRGMLGRLLFTEDDANKKARNCSGGEKNRLLFGMLMMGDINVLIMDEPTNHMDIEAIDALNNALKAFEGTLIFVSHDREFVSSLATRIIDIKDKKLVNFQGSLDEYLDSQNTVKKVA; this is encoded by the coding sequence TTGATCACTACATCGAACATTACAATGCAATTTGGCGCTGAGCCTTTGTTTGAAAACATCTCGGCTAAATTTGGCAATGGTAACCGTTACGGTTTGATTGGCGCGAATGGTTGCGGCAAATCTACATTTATGAAAATCCTAAGTGGTGATTTAGCGCCTAGCTCAGGCAATGTATCAGTGAGCACTGGCAACAAAGTGAGTACTTTGGGCCAAGACCAATTTGCTTTTGAAGAATTTAGTGTTATTGATACTGTGATCATGGGCGATATGGCGTTATGGAAAGTAAAACAAGAAAAAGATGCTATTTACGCACAATCCGAAATGAGTGAAGCCGATGGCATGCGCGCTGGTGACTTGGAAAGCGAATTTGCTGAAATGGACGGTTACACAGCTGAAAGTCGCGCCGGTGAAATCTTATTGGAAGCGGGCATTGAAGAATCTTATCATTACGGCTCAATGCAACAAGTAGCTCCAGGTTGGAAACTACGTGTTCTTCTTGCACAAGCATTGTTTGCTAACCCTGATATTTTATTGCTTGATGAGCCTACCAACAACTTGGATATACATACCATTAGTTGGTTAGAAGGCGAGTTGAACAAGCGTAAATGTACGATGATAATTATCTCCCATGATAGACATTTCTTAAATTCTGTTTGTACCCATATGGCCGACATTGATTACGGTGAATTACGTATTTACCCTGGCAACTATGAATTTTTCCTTGAGCAATCTGCGTTGTTACGTGAACAGTTATTATCTGGTAATGCTAAAAAGGCGGAAGAAATTGCCGAGTTACAAGACTTTGTTAACCGTTTTGGCGCTAATGCATCAAAAGCAAAACAAGCCAGCTCTCGTGCTAAAAAAATGGATAAAATTAAACTTGATGACGTTAAATCAAGTAGTCGTATAACGCCTAAAATTGCTTTTGCACCGGGTAAAAAAATGCACCGTCAAGCACTAGAGCTTGAAAGCCTAGGTCATGGTTTTGACGGCGAAGTATTGTTTGAAAACGGTGACCTGTTGTTAGAAGCAGGGGCAAAGCTAGCAATTATTGGCGAAAATGGTGTCGGTAAAACCACTCTTTTACGCTGTTTAATGAGTGAGTTAGCGCACGCTGAAGGTGTGGTTAAATGGTCTGAAAATGCGTCAGTAGGCTACTGCCCTCAAGATAGCGGTGCATTTTTTGACAATGATTTAACGTTGATGGAGTGGATGTCGCAATGGCGTAGACCTTGTCATAACGATTTAAGTGTTCGTGGCATGTTAGGCCGTTTATTGTTTACTGAAGATGACGCTAACAAGAAAGCCCGTAACTGTTCAGGTGGTGAAAAAAACCGTTTGTTATTTGGCATGTTAATGATGGGTGATATCAATGTATTGATTATGGATGAGCCAACAAACCACATGGACATTGAAGCGATTGATGCCTTAAATAATGCGCTAAAAGCGTTTGAAGGTACGTTAATTTTTGTTAGTCATGACCGTGAGTTTGTATCAAGCTTGGCTACTCGCATTATCGATATTAAAGATAAAAAATTAGTTAACTTTCAAGGCTCATTAGACGAATACCTTGATAGTCAAAATACTGTAAAAAAAGTGGCTTAA
- a CDS encoding efflux RND transporter periplasmic adaptor subunit, translating to MNLKTILMAVMANVIVLSTTLVSSSIAHASGDHADEQEEHHEEEKGPNNGRLLTQGEFSLELVLFERGVAPEFRVYANFKHEQVAPQAVDLSIRLTRLGNVVDTISFSPQSDHLKGDAVIYEPHSFVVDVQARFKGKQYEWHFETFEGRTEISNAMALNMGVTTLRVGPQTLRQTLPVYGKLVLAPNSERHISARYPGEVKALNVQLGQSVKQGQHLLTIESNDSLQSYKVFAPISGMVSMQNIALGEQTGSANLLTISNSQTLIAELNVYPLDQDKIKPAAKVLIRPSNSTEQISTEITDALMAVNAQQAKVYRAKVSNVDGKLSVGQFIKADITVNTFTVDKAVKTSALQSFRDFTVAYEKVGEQYEVRMLTLGRKAGEWVEVLSGIKTGSEYVTGNSYLIKADIDKAGAAHDH from the coding sequence ATGAATTTAAAAACAATTTTAATGGCTGTAATGGCCAACGTTATCGTACTTAGCACAACACTTGTGAGTAGCTCTATCGCCCATGCCAGTGGTGACCATGCTGACGAACAAGAAGAACACCATGAAGAAGAGAAGGGCCCAAATAATGGTCGCTTATTAACGCAAGGTGAGTTCAGTCTCGAGCTAGTTTTATTTGAACGCGGTGTTGCGCCAGAGTTTCGCGTTTATGCCAACTTTAAACACGAACAAGTCGCACCACAAGCGGTTGATTTAAGCATTCGTTTAACACGCTTAGGTAATGTGGTTGATACCATTAGTTTTAGCCCACAAAGCGATCATCTAAAAGGTGATGCGGTAATTTATGAACCCCATTCCTTTGTGGTTGATGTGCAAGCAAGGTTTAAAGGTAAACAATATGAGTGGCACTTTGAGACGTTTGAAGGTCGCACTGAAATAAGTAACGCCATGGCTTTGAACATGGGGGTTACAACGTTGCGCGTTGGCCCACAAACATTGAGGCAAACATTACCGGTATACGGAAAACTTGTGTTAGCTCCTAATAGTGAACGTCATATCAGTGCCAGGTATCCAGGGGAAGTTAAAGCCCTTAACGTACAATTAGGCCAAAGCGTTAAGCAGGGTCAGCACTTACTTACCATAGAAAGTAATGATAGCTTGCAGTCTTATAAAGTGTTTGCGCCTATTTCTGGGATGGTAAGCATGCAAAACATTGCCCTAGGCGAGCAAACCGGTAGTGCTAATTTATTAACCATAAGCAATAGCCAAACATTAATCGCTGAGCTTAATGTTTATCCGCTTGATCAAGACAAAATAAAGCCAGCTGCCAAGGTGTTGATCCGTCCTAGCAACTCTACCGAGCAAATCAGCACTGAAATTACAGACGCGTTAATGGCTGTGAACGCTCAACAAGCAAAAGTGTATCGCGCTAAAGTCAGTAATGTTGATGGCAAATTAAGTGTTGGTCAATTTATTAAGGCAGACATCACCGTTAATACCTTTACTGTCGATAAAGCCGTAAAAACCAGCGCCTTACAAAGCTTTCGTGATTTTACCGTAGCCTATGAAAAAGTAGGTGAACAATACGAAGTACGCATGTTAACGCTTGGCCGTAAAGCTGGTGAGTGGGTTGAAGTGCTATCAGGCATTAAGACGGGCAGTGAGTATGTCACTGGCAATAGCTACTTAATTAAAGCTGATATTGATAAAGCAGGTGCCGCACATGATCACTAA
- a CDS encoding efflux RND transporter permease subunit translates to MLESILKFAIERSRLIMVAVLAVAALGAWNFTKLPIDAVPDITNVQVVINTKVAGYTPLEVEQRVTYPLETALAGVPNLESTRSISRYGLSQVVAIFSDDTDIYFARQLISERLISAKSELPYSAEPELGPVSTGLGEIFMFTVDALPGATNDDGTLISATDLRTVHDWIIKPQLMQVEGVVEVNPNGGFKREILIAFEPSQLLAHGLSQNDVINAILAHNQNQGAGFIEKSGAQWLVRMSGQLTNLSQLANVAIRSENGQMLKVKDVANVTEGKELRSGAATQDGHEVVLSTVFMLIGENSQKVAKAVGERLTEINKSLPDGIVTNAVYDRTTLVNKTLDTVKTNLVEGAILVIVILFLLLGNVRAALLTAAVIPFAMLMTITGMVQTKVSANLMSLGALDFGLLVDGAIIIVENCLRRLSQASQLAKAQGREAILPLKERLSLVFDATSEVIRPALFGVFIITAVYLPIFALTGVEGKMFHPMAITVVIALVSAMILSITFVPAAIALMFKRPVVEKANPIIDGSERLYKPILTFVLKARWLVVVAALLLVTGATVLGSKLGSEFVPNLDEGDIAMHALRIPGTSLSQSIEMQTLLEAHIANMPEVERVYSKIGTPDVATDPMPPSVADTFIILKPRDLWPDPNKRKSQLVDELEVVVRKVPGNNYEFSQPIQMRFNELLAGVRAELAIKVFGDDFATLASTGENIAAAIANVEGIKDVQVEQTTGLPVLTLTPKSQRLAQYAITLEELQQQVSTAIGGQQAGKFYQGDKRFDIVVRLPEEKRNDTAYLTQLPITLNGGGYVPLQELATIELINGANQVNRENGKRRVVVTANVRDRDLGSFVKDVQQAINSNAEIPAGYWVEYGGTYQKLQSATKRLMVVVPVTLVLIIALLLMALGSFKDSMIIFSGVPLALTGGIFALVLRDIPFSISAAVGFIALSGIAILNGLVMVSFIRELRRNNLAIEHAIIKGAITRLRPVITTAFVASLGFIPMALNTGIGSEVQRPLATVVIGGVISSTILTLFVLPALYRLLHKDTEHKDSNTALADS, encoded by the coding sequence ATGTTGGAGTCTATTTTAAAATTTGCCATTGAGCGCAGTCGTTTAATTATGGTGGCGGTATTGGCCGTTGCCGCATTAGGCGCTTGGAACTTTACCAAGTTACCTATCGATGCGGTGCCAGACATTACCAATGTGCAAGTCGTTATTAATACCAAAGTAGCAGGCTATACCCCTTTAGAGGTTGAACAGCGGGTTACGTATCCACTGGAAACTGCATTGGCAGGTGTCCCTAACCTAGAGAGTACACGTTCAATCTCTCGCTATGGCTTGTCGCAGGTGGTGGCGATATTTAGCGACGATACCGACATTTACTTTGCCAGACAGCTGATCAGCGAACGGTTAATTAGTGCAAAGTCTGAATTGCCTTATTCGGCAGAGCCAGAGCTTGGCCCTGTATCTACCGGTCTTGGCGAAATATTTATGTTCACAGTCGATGCCTTACCAGGGGCGACTAATGACGATGGTACTCTTATTAGTGCTACTGATTTACGCACCGTGCATGACTGGATCATAAAACCACAATTAATGCAGGTTGAAGGAGTTGTTGAAGTTAATCCAAATGGTGGCTTTAAACGTGAAATTTTAATTGCCTTTGAACCAAGCCAGTTATTAGCACACGGCCTTAGCCAAAATGATGTGATTAATGCCATTTTGGCTCATAACCAAAACCAAGGTGCCGGATTTATTGAAAAAAGTGGCGCTCAGTGGTTAGTGCGTATGTCGGGACAATTGACTAATTTAAGCCAGTTAGCCAACGTTGCTATTCGCAGTGAAAACGGACAAATGTTGAAAGTCAAAGATGTGGCTAACGTGACTGAAGGTAAAGAGTTACGCTCCGGCGCGGCCACACAAGATGGTCACGAGGTGGTGCTGAGTACGGTCTTTATGTTGATTGGCGAAAACAGCCAAAAGGTTGCTAAAGCGGTTGGCGAGCGATTAACTGAAATTAATAAAAGTTTGCCTGATGGGATTGTCACCAATGCGGTATATGATCGTACCACCTTGGTGAACAAAACCTTAGATACGGTAAAAACCAATTTAGTCGAAGGTGCCATATTGGTTATCGTTATTTTGTTTTTATTACTGGGTAATGTGCGCGCGGCGCTGCTAACCGCAGCGGTGATCCCGTTTGCTATGTTAATGACAATTACCGGTATGGTACAAACTAAGGTGAGCGCCAATTTAATGAGTCTTGGTGCCTTAGATTTTGGTCTACTGGTTGATGGTGCCATTATTATTGTTGAAAACTGTCTTCGTCGTTTAAGTCAGGCAAGTCAATTGGCGAAAGCGCAAGGCAGAGAAGCTATTTTGCCGTTAAAAGAGCGTTTGTCGTTAGTATTTGATGCGACAAGTGAGGTGATCCGCCCGGCGCTTTTTGGTGTGTTTATTATCACCGCAGTGTACTTGCCTATATTTGCGCTAACCGGTGTTGAAGGAAAAATGTTTCACCCGATGGCCATTACCGTGGTAATTGCGCTAGTAAGTGCGATGATATTATCAATCACCTTTGTGCCAGCGGCTATCGCCTTAATGTTTAAGCGTCCAGTGGTTGAAAAAGCGAATCCGATTATTGACGGTAGTGAACGTTTATATAAACCGATATTAACATTTGTATTAAAAGCCCGTTGGTTAGTCGTGGTCGCAGCCTTGCTATTAGTCACAGGTGCGACAGTATTGGGTAGTAAGTTAGGCAGTGAATTTGTGCCTAATTTAGATGAAGGTGACATTGCTATGCATGCCTTAAGGATCCCCGGCACATCGTTAAGCCAATCAATTGAAATGCAAACCTTGTTAGAAGCTCACATTGCGAACATGCCTGAGGTTGAGCGGGTTTATTCAAAAATTGGCACACCCGATGTGGCAACCGACCCAATGCCTCCGAGTGTCGCAGATACATTTATTATTTTAAAACCACGCGATTTATGGCCTGATCCGAATAAACGTAAAAGCCAATTAGTCGACGAGTTAGAAGTGGTGGTACGTAAAGTACCAGGCAATAACTATGAGTTTTCACAACCCATTCAAATGCGCTTTAACGAACTGCTGGCGGGTGTACGTGCCGAGCTTGCAATTAAAGTGTTTGGCGATGATTTTGCTACGCTTGCATCTACCGGTGAAAATATCGCTGCTGCTATTGCCAATGTTGAGGGAATTAAGGATGTGCAAGTTGAGCAAACCACTGGTTTACCCGTGTTAACATTAACGCCCAAGTCACAGCGTTTAGCCCAATACGCAATTACCTTGGAGGAGTTACAACAACAAGTCTCCACCGCCATTGGTGGCCAGCAAGCCGGTAAGTTTTATCAAGGCGATAAGCGGTTTGATATTGTGGTGCGTTTGCCCGAAGAAAAACGTAATGACACTGCTTATTTAACGCAGCTACCAATCACTCTTAATGGTGGCGGTTATGTGCCATTGCAGGAGTTGGCCACTATTGAACTGATAAATGGCGCCAATCAAGTTAATCGTGAAAATGGCAAACGGCGAGTGGTGGTTACCGCCAATGTTAGAGATAGAGATCTGGGCAGCTTTGTTAAAGATGTGCAACAAGCGATTAATAGCAACGCCGAAATACCTGCCGGTTATTGGGTGGAGTACGGAGGCACGTATCAAAAACTGCAATCGGCAACAAAGCGTTTGATGGTTGTAGTACCGGTAACGTTAGTATTAATTATTGCTTTGTTATTAATGGCGCTTGGATCGTTTAAGGACTCGATGATCATTTTTTCTGGGGTACCGCTGGCGTTAACCGGCGGGATTTTTGCACTGGTGTTAAGGGATATTCCATTTTCTATTTCTGCTGCCGTTGGTTTTATTGCTTTATCTGGAATTGCGATATTAAATGGCTTGGTGATGGTGTCGTTTATTCGCGAATTAAGGCGTAATAATTTAGCGATAGAACATGCGATTATTAAAGGTGCAATAACTCGGTTACGGCCAGTAATTACTACTGCATTTGTGGCCTCCCTGGGCTTTATACCAATGGCGTTAAATACCGGCATTGGCTCTGAAGTTCAGCGCCCGCTGGCAACGGTTGTTATTGGTGGAGTTATCTCTTCAACAATACTAACCCTGTTTGTACTGCCTGCGCTTTATCGTTTATTACATAAAGATACAGAGCATAAGGACAGTAATACAGCATTGGCTGATAGCTAA